Part of the Henckelia pumila isolate YLH828 chromosome 2, ASM3356847v2, whole genome shotgun sequence genome is shown below.
ataacgtgttgtgaaaaagtaaaaatttatggtaaaaagtaaaaactccaaaactcaaaatatatcaaactctacacttcacaatatttttctctctcaattcaattgtgtatttcttcacaaatggagagacctatttatagatatcatttggagattagtccaaaaattaatacatcatcatctacatcatcacacactaattttcaacattttacaactcaatattcaacattcaacattcaactctaatatatatataatatattttcaacacacatatatatataaagttggGGAGCCCCAACATAAATCCGTCCATGTCTGTGAGCTATTATGCTcacatttttaataaaaattcagTACTTTTGACAAAACAACATTTTTTATGGGTGAACCGAATAGAATATATGTATCGCAAAATTGACTCGTTAAACCTTCTCACATGAGTTTTTGTGTTACTAATGTCACGTGAGCATTTTCCatgtgaaaatttaaaatttcgattcgaaaattaaaattgataagTAAAATctgattatatttttttgaataaaattgaaatttatatatttataaaaaaatatcaatacaattataatttttttaaaaaaatatcaaaaggaATGGGCTGGGGTACGAGTTCCCGGCTTATCATTTAGCTTCGCACTTAGAGATGTAAATGAGACAAATTAAATAGTATCATGCTCAAATTTAgctattttaatatatatatatatatatatatatatatatatatgaactaTGAAGGCTTGAGCTCGATTCAAGCTTTTGTTATACCTCATAAGAATCGAGCTCGCCTCATTTAATATATGTAAAGGCTTCGCTCGATTAATTAATAGTTCGTTTATCATTATTTAATAAGCATGACAAATTACATGAAAACAATAAAACAACAATTTAGGAGTAACGATGCATAAATATAACATTATGGGGTGTACCTTTAGTATTTTCCATAATTTAGAAAACTAAAATTGattgttttcatattttttccGTTCAGATGGGATACATatcaaactattttttttaaaaaaaataatatcaaactATATATTTAGTCTTGCATTACATATCAAACTAATTTAGTACTTTTCATTCGCTCACATTGCCATCTACATTTTTCAACGTCCTATATGGAAAGTGGCAAGATTTACTTacttaattttgtttttgtttaatttgtttttatggacttaattttgttttacaaatatgTACTTTTATCATTATCCCAAACGTCCAATACTTTTTTTACTGAGATGTAAATACATTTCGGATTCAAGTCCTATAAAATGCAagttaatatagtatttgatgGAAAGTATTAGAAAGACCATTTTTTCTGTCATGGGAACAACGAAAACAATATTAGATTATTtgttaaaaaacaattaatgagtcatctaatttttttaattagaaaaaaacataatttatttattttaattaatgtgccaatataattataatttttattatttgggtTGGAGAAATAATCTTATTTTTAAAGTCGATGCAAAGTGCATCCACTAATTCAATAAAGAAAGGCATATAAAAGTGAGGTGGGAGGATCATGCAAGGAGGAGGAACAAAAGTTGGGGATGGGCCTCACTATTTCATGATTGTGCCCATTTCCGTGAAACAGAGGAGAAATAAAGAAGGTGTACTGATAATCCTTCTTTAATCTTCACTCTTCTTTTTActatttcaattatttttttaaaattaatcactatacaaaataataaagataGTAACATAAATAATGACAATTTGGCTAAGTTTCAATGTATATTATACGTGATGTAATAGATGGCAATCATTCTCGTGATTATTTTTCTCCATGTTTTGAGACATAATTAAAGGGAAAAGAAAATGATATGGATGCGACACGACTCAAATCATTAAGTTAGGTGGGTGACACCTAATCACAATTGAAATTTAAAGCTTAGATAAATGAAACAAGATTGCTAGAAATATAAGCCTCTACCCTTAACACAAAAGTTCACTAATCTCATTGTCTCAATCTAGGTTtaatacaaaaataataataataataaatgcaaACACACGATTCTTGTTAGTTTGTTTCAAGaaataattttgtgagataGATTCATTAGTCGACTCGATctatgataaaaaaatatatatacatttttatgctaaaaatattattattttcattccatatataaatcttattgatatatatatcacaCCATAGACATACTCAACCGCAAATTATGATACATAAGTCATTgatcattcctttggttttcagaaaatttgtcACATGGGAACGACTCCACATAGTTTCGAGAACTCCTATCTACATTCACAATCTAAGCAACACGATTGAATCAGgtagaaaaaaatttaaataatatttccaAATATTACATATCAATGTTTCTGCCTGAATCGTTTTGCTCTCTTATGTATTTAtatgaaaacaaatattatttgatattaatttttttgctgGCCAACAAGAACCCATGATATAGTGTtttatttctcttttttttaatatacataaaataaaaactaattgcTTATATAGACGCGGTATTGCTTCCATGTATTTGGATGGCAACTCTTCTCCAAATTTCTTACAAAAAAGGTAGTTAAACCAACATTATTAATTTATAGTTATTGACTTAGATATCATgccataaattacatataaaCTTGCGAAAATGACAGAaagttataaaataaaaataaaaaattaagatCAACGCTACTTGTTGTAGTTGGATTAATGGCCGAAACTGAAGGGATGCGATTAAAATCACACGCACTCGAATATTACTTTATTCttttgaatatattaaaaaatagatTCAAATCATAATTTGCTCCAAAACTCGATTTTCTACATAAAGGCTagaaatatcaaaatcatcacGGAGAGAGTGTCCGTGTGTAGGGTTATGcatctaataattttttttgcacGATAATTCgtgtaataaattaaaaaacaacGCTAGTAAGATAAATTGAATTGGATAACCTCTACGTGATAGGAGAAATCGAAGTCCCGGCACTCATTTGATTCCGATCATTTTCTTAGAAATTGATCCAACAATATAACATAACTCATATCTAATTTACATAATTAACACCATACCTAATAAGGCACTAAATTTCAAGGATTCACGTGAATTTAAATGTAGTAAATGCCAACTGACAACAAAATATATGTATCAAGATAAACTGACAAAATTTTCACTTTCACTCGAATTATTACTCCTAAAATACAAAGCTGggaaaagaataaaataaaatataacacCCTCCCACCAAAAATAAACAATTCCTTAAACCCCACCAAAATTAtaccaaaaataaaactttaCCGGAAAATGGAAagaaacaaatatttcaaatcaaattccTCTAATGGACGGCGGCGACCGGTGGCGCGTAGTTGATGCTTCTCTGAGTGGGCAAGGCGAGCATCGCCGTGTGGTCAATGAAATCCTTGAGCGCAACCACCGATTGAAGAATCGTTCTCAGATCCTCCGCGCAGGCGAAACCCGAGTTTCCAATCCTTCGAACGGCGTAAACGTAGAAAGTGACGCATCCTTTCCTGAACTTGAACCGGGCCATTTCGCAACCCGTCAGGCCTCTGATGAGCTTCTTATTCACTTCGCCGAGGGGGATCTCCGGCGGCCAGAATCTGTCCATGGCGGCCTTCATGTTCTCCGATTCCAGAACGAAGAGAACCACCTTGGATTTCTTCGTCCCCAGACCTAATGTGAGCGTGTGCCAGGCCTCGTGAGCGAGGATCGTGAAGTTGGTGGGCACGTAGACGGTGGTGGAAGGGAAACGCGGCTTGGGCTGGTTGTGGTAGGCGGTGGGAGGAGGAATGGAGAGGAGGCGGAGGAGGTCGAGAGTTCCGGCACGGCGGATGGTGAAGGATTTGACGATGAATTGGCCCCCAAATCTGAGGCCCTTGACTTGGGCGGTGGGTTTGAAGGAGAAATCAGGGGTGCAGGGTCTGGTAGTCTGGTGGTTTGGGTGCTGGTGCTTGTGATTCTTGGTCTTCTTCTTCAGTTTATCTTCCATGGAACGATGGAAGGTACAGTTATGGGCTCTCTCTCTAATGGCGGAGGTGTTACAGGGAAAGGAGAATTTGTTGGTGGGACGTGATGATTGATGAACAACTCTCACCTTTAGATTTTGGCAATAAATTTTGCTGACAATATACTTTTAACTCAATTCACTTTAATACTTGGCTTTAAAAAGTAGGCTAGGTTATATATATTGAATATTCGAGCTTTggaattataaaattatatatatcggatacataaatataaatagtTTCTTAATTCGCTTTCAAAAATAACATATGatcgaatatatatatcatttttctgAACAATGTGTTAGTTTCACGTattctattatatatattatgggccCGTTTTGTTTAAGAagtcaaagaaaaaaaatgcttttttttttttaaaaaaattcttttattataactattgtgtttggataaatataaagtgcttttaaaagcacttaatTAAGctaaaataagtgctttttcAAAAGTTAATATTtgtaacttttcaaatgctttttTATAATTCAGTTTTAAAAAAAGTGCTTTCAATCTAATCATTCAAACATAAAATTAATACAgctttaatttaaaaaaagtaCTTTTAAAAGTCAACTTAAAAAAtcacttattttttaaaaactctacTGAAAGCAAACGGGCTCTATATGTTATTTTGTaaattgcaaatttattttatgaaaatatctcTTTGTCATCATAGTTttataacttaaaaaataatatataatatataattttttttgaaggtAAACAACATTAAATTAAAGAGGGACAAACTCCCGAAAAACAAAGTTTACAAGCCATAAAGTTACATTCTCACAAGTAAATTCAAAATTAGACAAAGAGTTGAGAGTCTCCGGGCTAAGTAGTGAGCTACTTCATTAGCATTTCGACGAGCGTGCTTGATAAACAAGAAGGTCGAAGATCTCAAACAAGATTGAATCTCCTTAGCTAAGTCGGCATCCACCCCTAAATTCTCAATTGGTGAGTTAATTGCAGTAGCTGTGTCCCATGAATTTGTGCAGATGAATACATGAGTGAACCCAAGTCTCATACTAAACTTCACTCCAACCCGGATAGCTATCAACTCCGCACACTTTACCGACTCTGGATTACAACACGCCTTAGCTCCCAACACCACACCTCTACATTCTACAATCACGCACAATAACCCCAACACTATATGTGCTACGCTCATCATCAAATCCTGCATCGACATCCAACCAAACCTAATCAGGAAGTGGTGCTATCCAAGCTCTATCAGAATTAATAGGCAGAGCAGTATCTTTCCTCATATCCAACGTTTTAACCTCCCTGTACAAATCCAGCAGCATTAACACCCAATCAACTTTAAACTCATGCTTCAACCCGTTCGGATCATGCATAATTAAAATCCAGCCAAATACCCCATGCAAGCATCACAAAACTCTCAAAATCCTCTTGCGACATCATTTGAGCAACTACTaggccacaatcaagaaaggAAGCTAACTGAAGTGGTTTTAGCATTCGGACAAAATAAAATGTAGTGACTAGTAGTTGTATAATTAAAGTTgcacataattaaaatttatatataatacttttctaccctatatatatatatatatatatatatatatatatatatatatataaagttttgctatgcttgtagtgacccttacccgaatcacctactaaacaaaacttagacatgcaattaacttaattaaacagaaatcaga
Proteins encoded:
- the LOC140885021 gene encoding uncharacterized protein, producing MEDKLKKKTKNHKHQHPNHQTTRPCTPDFSFKPTAQVKGLRFGGQFIVKSFTIRRAGTLDLLRLLSIPPPTAYHNQPKPRFPSTTVYVPTNFTILAHEAWHTLTLGLGTKKSKVVLFVLESENMKAAMDRFWPPEIPLGEVNKKLIRGLTGCEMARFKFRKGCVTFYVYAVRRIGNSGFACAEDLRTILQSVVALKDFIDHTAMLALPTQRSINYAPPVAAVH